One region of Hemiscyllium ocellatum isolate sHemOce1 chromosome 4, sHemOce1.pat.X.cur, whole genome shotgun sequence genomic DNA includes:
- the zbtb14 gene encoding zinc finger and BTB domain-containing protein 14 — protein sequence MGEVVKYVDDEHKNAFLKTLNEQRLEGEFCDIAIVVEDVKFRAHRCVLAACSTYFKKLFKKLEVDSSSVIEIDFLRSDIFEEVLNYMYTSKIAVKREDVNLMMSSGQILGIKFLDKLCTQKRDVSPQQNTPRRKSRYPYSISAKIHRPSVNSTDEEIEEIGDQIEAQSEEAIDETVPNQDDGKTQANGLRVQEAILKELGSEEVRKVSCFASEVETIETNEPKDVTPQPPPTLTFNDSMSGVKEEQPPGWTANTDVKFEYLLYGDREQFSCQTCGKTFTDEARLRKHEKLHSADRPFVCDICSKAFTTQAHLKEHLKIHTGFKPYGCDVCGKSFIRAPDLKKHERVHSNERPFACHMCDKAFKHKSHLKDHERRHRGEKPFVCGSCTKAFAKASDLKRHENNMHSERKQVPTSVITSETEQLQAAAMAAETEQNLESIACS from the coding sequence ATGGGTGAAGTAGTGAAATATGTCGATgatgaacataaaaatgcattTCTGAAGACCTTGAATGAACAACGATTAGAGGGCGAGTTCTGTGACATAGCCATTGTGGTGGAAGATGTTAAGTTCCGAGCGCACAGATGTGTTTTGGCAGCTTGTAGCACTTATTTCAAGAAACTGTTTAAAAAACTAGAGGTTGATAGCTCTTCGGTGATTGAGATTGATTTTTTGCGTTCAGACATATTTGAAGAAGTACTGAATTATATGTACACTTCTAAAATTGCTGTGAAGAGAGAAGATGTAAACCTGATGATGTCTTCCGGACAAATACTTGGAATAAAGTTTTTAGATAAGCTATGTACTCAGAAGCGTGACGTGTCTCCTCAACAGAACACTCCTCGCCGCAAAAGCCGTTATCCTTATAGCATAAGTGCTAAAATCCATCGACCCTCAGTGAATAGTACTGACGAGGAGATAGAAGAAATCGGAGATCAAATTGAAGCCCAGTCTGAAGAGGCAATAGATGAAACCGTACCCAATCAGGATGACGGGAAGACGCAAGCAAATGGCCTGCGGGTTCAGGAAGCCATTTTAAAAGAACTTGGAAGTGAAGAAGTTCGTAAAGTCAGTTGCTTTGCTTCGGAAGTGGAAACCATTGAGACGAATGAGCCAAAGGATGTGActccccaacctcctccaacTCTCACATTCAATGACAGCATGAGTGGAGTCAAGGAAGAACAGCCACCAGGCTGGACAGCAAACACTGATGTGAAATTTGAATATTTGTTATATGGAGACAGGGAACAGTTCAGTTGTCAGACCTGTGGCAAGACGTTCACGGATGAAGCCCGTTTGCGGAAGCATGAGAAGTTGCATTCTGCTGATCGACCATTTGTGTGTGACATCTGCTCGAAGGCCTTCACCACGCAAGCTCACTTGAAAGAACATCTCAAAATTCACACGGGTTTCAAACCTTATGGGTGTGACGTTTGTGGGAAATCTTTCATTCGAGCACCTGACCTAAAGAAACATGAACGTGTCCATAGTAATGAAAGACCTTTTGCGTGCCACATGTGTGACAAAGCCTTCAAACACAAGTCTCACCTGAAGGATCATGAGCGGAGGCACCGAGGTGAAAAGCCATTTGTTTGTGGTTCCTGTACCAAAGCTTTTGCCAAAGCTTCAGATCTAAAGAGGCATGAAAACAATATGCACAGTGAACGCAAGCAAGTGCCTACGAGTGTGATTACAAGTGAAACGGAGCAATTGCAAGCTGCAGCAATGGCTGCTGAAACAGAGCAAAACCTAGAAAGTATAGCTTGTAGCTGA